In Pseudomonas putida, a genomic segment contains:
- a CDS encoding TIGR03751 family conjugal transfer lipoprotein, with translation MYPHTWTKPRLQAGAWLVLALILGGCTTDKDELLPHGEANMMDVWQHGTSGGSSGSSNSRMLLDARQELRRPLDEAQVARLQASADAFNRTPQNEIYSQFKRLPNPDLVMYVFPHLAGTDPVPVPGYTTVFPMYQRVQYAMPGERTEEY, from the coding sequence ATGTATCCGCATACCTGGACTAAGCCCCGCCTGCAGGCCGGGGCCTGGCTCGTGCTCGCCCTCATTCTAGGCGGATGCACGACTGACAAAGACGAGCTGCTCCCCCACGGGGAAGCCAACATGATGGACGTGTGGCAACACGGCACGTCTGGCGGGAGCTCTGGCAGCTCCAACAGCAGAATGCTGCTGGATGCGCGCCAAGAGCTTCGCCGACCGCTCGATGAGGCTCAGGTGGCTCGCTTACAGGCAAGCGCTGACGCCTTCAACCGTACGCCCCAAAACGAAATTTATAGCCAGTTCAAGCGCCTGCCGAACCCTGACCTGGTCATGTACGTGTTCCCGCACCTGGCTGGTACAGATCCGGTTCCAGTCCCCGGCTACACGACGGTGTTTCCGATGTATCAACGCGTGCAGTACGCCATGCCAGGCGAGCGGACGGAGGAGTACTGA
- a CDS encoding type II toxin-antitoxin system RelE/ParE family toxin produces the protein MVRMSSQARIDIADTLRFTEVRHGLSIRNRYQDLLQETLLALAEQPTPVVSKMRDELSHGLRSLHLSFNVLQMTDGRRIIPRHIVFYRTETDQVVEILRVLYDAMEITQHLNHLHQ, from the coding sequence ATGGTTCGCATGTCATCCCAGGCACGCATCGACATCGCCGATACGCTTCGCTTCACTGAGGTAAGACACGGTCTGTCCATCAGGAATCGGTATCAAGACCTGCTACAGGAAACGCTCCTCGCCCTAGCTGAGCAGCCGACGCCGGTAGTCAGCAAGATGCGTGATGAGCTTTCCCATGGCCTTCGCAGCCTTCACCTGTCATTCAACGTGCTGCAGATGACTGACGGCCGCAGGATAATACCTCGACATATCGTGTTCTACCGCACTGAGACAGACCAGGTCGTTGAAATCCTACGGGTTCTCTACGACGCGATGGAGATTACTCAGCATTTGAACCATCTGCATCAGTAG
- a CDS encoding TIGR03757 family integrating conjugative element protein, with protein sequence MFNIPPPSSQVIPLFVAALATGTAHAETWAITDAAHPLTSVPADVRVIKLDDQQRIEEQLSRKLPPNPHQAALAARQLMGTPAGAALMQQLVAAQQGNADAWSVGVSKVPAIVVDRRYVVYGQPDVVAAVQAINQARGR encoded by the coding sequence ATGTTCAATATCCCCCCGCCTTCATCGCAAGTGATCCCGTTATTCGTCGCCGCGCTGGCCACCGGTACCGCGCATGCAGAGACCTGGGCCATCACTGACGCGGCGCACCCACTCACCTCGGTACCGGCAGATGTGCGTGTCATCAAGCTCGATGATCAACAGCGCATCGAGGAGCAGTTGTCCAGGAAGTTACCACCCAACCCGCACCAAGCCGCGCTCGCCGCTAGGCAACTAATGGGCACGCCTGCCGGAGCTGCCCTTATGCAGCAGCTGGTTGCCGCTCAGCAGGGCAATGCCGATGCCTGGAGTGTCGGGGTCTCAAAGGTGCCGGCAATCGTTGTCGATCGCCGGTATGTGGTGTACGGCCAACCCGACGTGGTTGCAGCCGTTCAAGCAATCAACCAGGCAAGGGGACGGTAA
- a CDS encoding conjugal transfer protein TraG N-terminal domain-containing protein, whose product MTLYTNDYLEYYLTLVGWIINNGIWDMISDTGLFALPFIIVVAREWIKVRGEGADEGNKGVLSLARIETQLYVGYVVVSLCAVPAISVGFDTLQFDQSRGTQCQVLTPAPSETGWNTTFSSLAGKSAKVPVWWALVHALSKGLNSGAVAAIPCGTDLRQMRMEVDAMRIDNPLLAQEVADFTHDCFGPSRARLFMRQPDIASIAKDQKALQDLNWIGSHYLLNTAGYYDTDYSRTPRTSWPYDTKRDDGMPQVTGGGGYPTCKQWWSDGTIGLRDRLKAQVDPSLLNQFLGWAKWLSQEEVTDSMIRQIVSPSSQVSGNVYTDYGGQIDGTIWNGMARGAGTLGVALGSLAYFPGMDVVRQALPMVMAFLKMALVICIPIVLIIGAYRLEVAMTMSVTMFALIFVDFWFQLARWVDSTVIDALYGSGSPHMSFDPVMGLNTTTQDAILNFVMGAMFIVLPAFWMTAIGWAGVKAGSVLSGLAEGTKGVQGAGERGGKFMESAVKRGGDSIIKS is encoded by the coding sequence ATGACGCTCTACACGAATGACTACCTCGAGTATTACCTCACCCTGGTAGGGTGGATCATTAACAACGGGATCTGGGACATGATTTCGGACACGGGCCTGTTCGCCTTGCCCTTTATCATCGTCGTGGCCCGTGAATGGATCAAGGTACGAGGAGAAGGTGCTGACGAGGGCAACAAGGGGGTGCTCTCCCTGGCGCGCATCGAAACCCAGTTGTACGTCGGGTATGTGGTCGTTTCACTCTGTGCTGTGCCAGCCATCTCGGTGGGGTTTGACACTCTGCAGTTCGACCAGTCGCGAGGGACGCAGTGCCAGGTGCTGACGCCGGCACCCTCGGAGACCGGCTGGAACACGACATTCAGTTCGCTGGCCGGCAAGAGCGCCAAGGTGCCGGTGTGGTGGGCCCTCGTACACGCGCTGTCCAAGGGATTGAATAGCGGTGCTGTTGCAGCAATCCCATGCGGTACAGATCTCAGGCAGATGCGTATGGAAGTCGACGCGATGAGAATCGACAATCCCCTGCTCGCACAGGAGGTGGCAGACTTCACCCACGATTGTTTCGGTCCTTCCCGCGCGCGCTTGTTTATGCGTCAGCCCGACATTGCATCGATCGCCAAGGACCAGAAGGCCCTTCAGGATCTGAACTGGATCGGTTCCCACTACCTGCTGAACACGGCTGGTTACTACGACACGGATTACTCCAGAACACCCCGTACATCCTGGCCGTATGACACGAAACGAGATGACGGCATGCCCCAGGTTACCGGTGGTGGGGGATACCCCACTTGCAAACAGTGGTGGTCAGACGGGACCATCGGCCTGCGGGACCGACTGAAAGCCCAAGTCGATCCTAGTCTGCTGAACCAGTTCCTCGGGTGGGCAAAGTGGCTGTCCCAAGAGGAAGTGACCGACTCTATGATTCGGCAGATCGTGTCGCCATCCAGCCAGGTCAGCGGCAATGTCTACACCGACTATGGCGGCCAGATTGATGGCACGATCTGGAACGGTATGGCGCGCGGCGCAGGCACGCTCGGTGTTGCATTAGGCTCCCTCGCCTACTTCCCCGGTATGGACGTTGTGCGACAAGCCCTACCGATGGTCATGGCTTTCTTGAAAATGGCGCTGGTGATCTGTATTCCAATTGTGCTGATCATAGGCGCTTATCGACTTGAAGTAGCGATGACAATGTCTGTCACCATGTTTGCGCTGATCTTCGTAGACTTCTGGTTCCAACTCGCCCGATGGGTCGATAGTACTGTCATCGACGCTCTGTATGGTTCCGGATCTCCTCACATGTCATTTGACCCGGTGATGGGGCTAAATACTACAACTCAAGATGCGATACTAAATTTTGTCATGGGGGCAATGTTCATAGTCCTTCCTGCGTTTTGGATGACTGCTATAGGATGGGCAGGAGTTAAGGCCGGAAGTGTGCTGAGCGGATTAGCTGAAGGCACCAAGGGGGTACAGGGTGCTGGAGAGAGGGGCGGAAAGTTTATGGAGTCCGCAGTAAAACGAGGAGGTGACTCAATTATAAAATCCTAA
- a CDS encoding type II toxin-antitoxin system ParD family antitoxin, which produces MTTHNVVVPKPMEQSIEDLVNTGRYQNFSEVVRAGIRMLLEREAAEAARLEALRNATSVGIMQVEAGQYDEIDPANLAAYLYNLGRIAGDKE; this is translated from the coding sequence ATGACCACACACAATGTCGTCGTTCCCAAGCCGATGGAGCAGTCCATTGAGGATCTAGTCAACACTGGCCGGTACCAGAACTTCAGCGAGGTCGTTCGTGCTGGTATCCGGATGCTGCTTGAGCGTGAAGCAGCTGAGGCAGCCAGGCTAGAAGCGCTGCGGAACGCAACATCAGTGGGCATCATGCAGGTCGAAGCAGGCCAGTACGATGAAATCGATCCGGCCAATCTGGCAGCCTACTTGTACAATCTTGGAAGAATAGCGGGCGATAAAGAATGA
- a CDS encoding TIGR03756 family integrating conjugative element protein, translated as MKRISRLTLAGLLTSALPFSASAAISSAAILASTTSPTCLEYKVVGICYWLFCTPYGCTVKTSTKVRHYVPDAVVSAYANTGENPWAEVSSMGAPNATAQAGNDGTTNHIAENNITKFKEADVIGHPGAAVFSRFVSSMGYSCHGATTPLVPYMLSTLDTLAWRYGVPESVYPEALVPGKREVGGTLSGDLWGSVYPRSGFIHQTDDFKAAAVIAQRAGDITTRNGQPHVYQPMLGMMEPGYWPAGELIEGDASTGKWQQLTPTMSPSCAVFPSPGPDAEAIDEAYAWALWRPYSCCQRKGQTFLGSTDFQ; from the coding sequence ATGAAGCGAATCTCGCGACTCACATTAGCTGGACTTCTAACCTCGGCGCTACCTTTCTCAGCCTCCGCAGCCATCAGCTCGGCGGCGATTCTCGCCTCCACCACCTCGCCTACCTGTCTGGAATACAAAGTGGTTGGCATCTGCTACTGGCTCTTCTGTACGCCGTACGGATGCACGGTGAAGACCTCGACCAAAGTCAGGCACTACGTCCCGGACGCAGTGGTATCGGCTTATGCCAACACCGGAGAGAACCCATGGGCTGAGGTGAGCTCGATGGGGGCACCAAACGCCACAGCGCAGGCCGGCAACGATGGCACCACCAACCACATCGCCGAAAACAACATCACGAAGTTCAAGGAGGCTGATGTCATAGGCCATCCCGGAGCTGCAGTATTCAGCAGGTTCGTCAGCTCGATGGGCTACTCCTGCCATGGTGCAACGACTCCTTTGGTCCCCTACATGCTCAGCACCTTGGACACTCTCGCATGGCGCTACGGTGTCCCCGAATCTGTCTATCCAGAGGCGTTGGTACCGGGCAAGCGCGAAGTCGGAGGAACGCTTTCTGGCGACCTGTGGGGAAGCGTCTACCCACGCAGCGGCTTCATTCATCAAACGGACGATTTCAAAGCAGCAGCAGTGATCGCGCAGCGCGCGGGAGACATCACTACTCGCAACGGCCAACCCCATGTCTACCAGCCGATGCTTGGGATGATGGAGCCAGGCTACTGGCCCGCTGGCGAGCTGATTGAAGGGGACGCCAGCACCGGCAAATGGCAACAACTCACTCCAACCATGAGCCCAAGCTGTGCTGTGTTCCCCTCCCCTGGCCCTGATGCCGAAGCCATCGACGAGGCCTATGCCTGGGCCCTGTGGAGGCCCTATTCATGCTGCCAGCGCAAGGGCCAGACCTTCCTGGGCAGCACTGACTTCCAATGA
- a CDS encoding DsbA family protein: MSLGESMPKRRLNLTLFVFMVIAGLGAWWQLATNSNARSPDQTWYFGQSDARWVITEYADLECPYCRAYTPQLKRWVSDQENVKLAWHHFPLETHGAAALSEARVVQCAGSIGGASAFWQAIDQVFLRTRSNGQGLTDQLELPDISAEDLSHCAKTNPDVHAAVDRQLALARSRGIAATPTIEVADSLTGLSIRLEGPVEGDTLLSVIDALAAQAI; encoded by the coding sequence ATGAGTTTGGGGGAGAGCATGCCTAAGCGTAGGCTTAACCTCACCTTGTTCGTCTTCATGGTGATCGCAGGATTAGGCGCCTGGTGGCAGCTCGCAACCAATTCGAATGCCAGAAGCCCAGATCAGACCTGGTATTTCGGGCAATCGGATGCCAGATGGGTAATCACTGAGTACGCCGACCTCGAATGCCCTTATTGCAGGGCATACACCCCTCAACTGAAGCGGTGGGTGAGCGATCAAGAGAATGTAAAGCTTGCCTGGCATCACTTCCCTCTCGAGACCCACGGAGCTGCAGCACTATCGGAAGCCCGGGTAGTTCAATGTGCGGGATCGATAGGGGGAGCTTCGGCATTCTGGCAAGCGATCGACCAGGTCTTCCTTCGCACACGAAGTAATGGACAGGGGCTCACAGATCAACTGGAGCTACCCGACATTTCGGCCGAGGATCTTTCCCACTGCGCTAAAACGAACCCTGATGTGCATGCAGCGGTTGATCGGCAGCTGGCACTGGCAAGGAGCCGCGGCATAGCCGCAACTCCCACGATCGAGGTCGCGGACAGTCTGACTGGCCTGAGCATTCGGCTGGAAGGTCCGGTGGAAGGCGACACGCTGCTGTCAGTCATTGATGCCCTCGCCGCCCAGGCCATTTAG
- a CDS encoding integrating conjugative element protein encodes MNKITIAIMLAAGMSSTWCMAEAADPIKVESQGSVIGDDVLYSIGGGSAVQMGSAGQMESITVGAGWQNNLVCGNMDLSNTLQNQLNGATQGFQQIMSSVIQNATGAVTSLPALILQRANPALYNLLTNGILQARLDYDRSKGTCRAMAERMADIAGGQMGWGKVAEGQKMGEALATSNDAVAVVDQVEEAPGSNGVTWVGGKQAGGNGQQPIKVVGDVAKAGYNLLNNRAAQDTSSIPQSSCSNGLVCGSWESPTEAAQFANRVLGEQQLQTCEGCTTTSTPGVGLTPLIQETYDKKLAALQELLKPGTQITSEKLREASSDSLPITRGVVTALRDERDQAVLASRLASEVALADVLEKGLLLQRMLITGSKEPNVNANKLAVEATLGQVDTLQQLITNLKTELDMRQQLANNSPMKIIERSRSRAENSRSIYEAAPEQDRLLQLQKPAGEE; translated from the coding sequence ATGAACAAAATAACCATCGCCATCATGCTCGCAGCTGGCATGAGCAGCACCTGGTGCATGGCCGAGGCCGCTGACCCAATCAAGGTAGAATCCCAGGGCAGCGTGATCGGGGACGACGTGCTCTACAGTATCGGCGGTGGCAGCGCTGTTCAGATGGGCAGTGCTGGCCAGATGGAAAGCATCACCGTCGGCGCCGGCTGGCAGAACAACCTGGTCTGCGGAAACATGGACCTCAGCAACACTTTGCAAAACCAGCTGAACGGCGCAACCCAGGGCTTCCAGCAGATTATGAGCAGCGTCATTCAGAACGCGACCGGCGCTGTAACATCACTGCCGGCACTGATTCTGCAACGAGCCAATCCCGCCCTCTATAACCTGCTGACTAACGGGATCCTGCAAGCTCGCCTCGACTACGACCGTTCGAAGGGAACCTGTCGGGCGATGGCCGAACGGATGGCCGACATTGCAGGCGGCCAGATGGGGTGGGGCAAGGTTGCCGAGGGTCAGAAGATGGGGGAAGCCCTGGCAACCAGCAACGATGCCGTGGCAGTCGTCGACCAGGTCGAAGAAGCACCAGGATCGAATGGCGTGACGTGGGTCGGCGGAAAACAGGCCGGTGGGAATGGGCAGCAGCCCATCAAGGTGGTTGGAGACGTCGCCAAAGCGGGATACAACCTCCTCAACAATCGCGCAGCTCAGGACACCTCGAGCATCCCGCAGTCCAGCTGCTCTAATGGACTGGTCTGCGGCAGTTGGGAATCTCCGACCGAAGCCGCTCAATTCGCAAACCGAGTCCTGGGTGAGCAGCAGCTGCAGACCTGTGAAGGCTGCACCACCACCTCGACTCCGGGTGTGGGCTTAACGCCGCTGATCCAGGAAACATACGACAAGAAGCTTGCTGCCCTGCAGGAGCTCTTGAAGCCCGGGACACAGATCACCTCCGAGAAGCTACGTGAGGCAAGCAGCGACTCCCTCCCCATTACCCGCGGCGTAGTTACAGCTCTTCGTGACGAGCGAGATCAGGCGGTGTTGGCCTCCCGCCTGGCATCCGAGGTTGCCCTAGCGGATGTCCTTGAGAAGGGTCTGCTGCTGCAGCGCATGCTGATTACAGGCAGCAAGGAACCCAACGTGAATGCGAACAAGCTGGCCGTTGAGGCCACACTCGGCCAGGTCGACACGCTCCAGCAACTCATCACCAACCTCAAGACCGAGCTCGACATGCGACAGCAGCTCGCCAACAACTCCCCGATGAAGATCATCGAGCGCAGCAGGTCACGCGCCGAAAACTCCCGATCGATCTACGAAGCGGCGCCTGAACAGGATCGCCTGCTTCAACTGCAGAAGCCTGCCGGCGAGGAGTGA
- a CDS encoding conjugative transfer ATPase, with translation MEFLSKLLGKGPATHIEPVLSQTTTDSDLVDDYSATGSTALNEEKRQAANDRYIARLESMGIPSPIDWQNPKRRPATKADVSRMYEVNPSFVDMLPWAEYLPNEEAMLLEDGISRAAFFELVPIGTEGRSDDWLQQARDALQGVLQDSFDELESSHWVVQLYAQDETDWSDYLQKLQAYVQPRADNTDFTKLYLALFRHHLESISKPGGLFVDTAVSNLPWRGQTRKVRLVVYRRVRKQDLVVRGQEPAAYLKAICDRLKGSLANAGVSTKRMDGHAIKRWLVGWFNPYPDHLGSTDRDIRRFYDTVCQPTCELDEGELPVASGTDFSENLFFREPRSDVDSGLWSFDGMPHRVVILDRLKNAPLTGHLTGETKQADSLNSLFDRLPEDTALCITMVPTPQDLLEGHLEQLSRKAIGDTQASSHTRDDVQTARSILGRKHKLYRGSVAFFLRGQNKAVLEERTTSLCNVLLGAGMQPVQPQDEVAPLNSYLRWLPCNFDPNENRALDWYTQLMFTQHIANLAPVWGRSTGTGNPGFTLSNRGGATLTFDPLNKLDRQMNAHLFLFGPTGAGKSATANYLIMQAIALYRPRFFIIEAGNSFGLLGDFAKRLGLTVNRVRLAPGSGVSLAPFVDAVQLVKNKDQVKVLNASDVDASDQHLADALAGMEDEQRDILGELEITARLMITGGESKEDARLTRADRSAIRQCILNAAELCVSENRPVLTEDISAALQAMASDDKLPEIRRNRFMEMSEAMGMFTMGTEAEMFNRPGTAWPEADITIVDLATYAREGYQAQMAIAYISLLNTINNIAERDQFKGRPLIAFTDEGHIPLKVPLLSPYSVKITKMWRKLGAWYWMATQNVDDIPPEASALLNMIEWWICLNMPPDEVEKIARFRELTPAQKTMMLSARKENGKFTEGIVLAKRIEMLFRVVPPSLCLALAMTEPEEKRQRYEIMQALGCDELHAALQVAADLDRKRGITPFPISFPEPKKAVERVA, from the coding sequence ATGGAGTTCCTCAGCAAATTGCTGGGCAAAGGCCCTGCAACGCATATCGAGCCCGTGCTCAGCCAGACAACAACCGATTCCGACCTAGTCGACGACTATTCCGCAACGGGCAGTACGGCGCTCAACGAGGAAAAGCGCCAGGCTGCGAATGACCGGTACATTGCTCGCCTGGAGTCCATGGGCATCCCTTCACCTATCGACTGGCAAAACCCTAAACGTCGGCCGGCGACGAAAGCTGACGTGTCGAGGATGTACGAGGTCAACCCCTCGTTCGTGGACATGCTGCCATGGGCAGAATACCTCCCTAACGAAGAGGCCATGCTCCTCGAGGATGGCATTTCCAGGGCGGCTTTCTTCGAGTTGGTCCCGATCGGCACAGAGGGGCGCTCCGACGACTGGCTTCAACAAGCTCGCGATGCGTTGCAAGGCGTCCTTCAGGACAGTTTCGATGAGCTGGAGAGTTCTCACTGGGTGGTCCAGCTCTATGCCCAAGACGAAACGGACTGGAGTGACTACCTACAGAAACTCCAGGCCTACGTTCAGCCTCGAGCTGACAACACGGATTTCACCAAGTTGTATCTTGCGCTATTCCGCCACCACCTCGAATCCATCTCGAAGCCGGGCGGGCTGTTTGTCGACACAGCAGTCAGCAACCTCCCGTGGCGTGGGCAGACCCGGAAAGTCCGCCTGGTGGTGTACCGCCGGGTGAGAAAACAGGACCTCGTGGTTCGGGGACAGGAGCCTGCCGCCTACCTCAAGGCAATCTGTGATCGTCTCAAAGGCTCCCTGGCCAACGCCGGCGTTTCAACCAAACGCATGGATGGCCATGCAATCAAGCGCTGGCTCGTTGGCTGGTTCAACCCATACCCTGATCATCTGGGCTCCACCGATCGGGATATCCGTCGATTCTACGACACAGTTTGTCAACCAACCTGCGAGCTCGATGAGGGTGAGCTGCCGGTGGCCAGCGGTACCGACTTTTCCGAGAACCTGTTCTTCCGAGAACCTCGGTCGGATGTCGACAGCGGCCTTTGGTCGTTCGACGGCATGCCACACCGAGTTGTGATACTTGATCGCCTGAAAAATGCCCCCCTTACCGGGCACCTCACCGGTGAGACCAAACAGGCAGACTCATTGAACTCGCTGTTCGACCGCCTACCTGAAGATACCGCGCTGTGCATCACCATGGTGCCGACCCCGCAGGATCTGCTGGAAGGGCATCTTGAACAACTCTCCAGGAAGGCCATCGGCGACACCCAGGCATCCAGCCACACGCGGGATGACGTACAAACGGCACGGTCCATCCTCGGGCGCAAGCACAAGCTCTACAGGGGCAGTGTTGCTTTTTTCCTCCGTGGGCAGAATAAAGCCGTGCTCGAGGAGCGCACGACCAGCTTGTGCAACGTTCTCCTCGGCGCCGGCATGCAGCCAGTCCAGCCTCAGGACGAGGTAGCTCCCCTGAACAGCTACCTGCGGTGGTTACCCTGCAACTTCGATCCGAATGAAAACCGCGCCCTGGATTGGTACACCCAGCTGATGTTCACCCAGCACATCGCGAACCTGGCCCCCGTATGGGGGCGCTCCACTGGGACAGGTAATCCAGGCTTCACGCTGTCTAACAGGGGAGGTGCAACGCTGACCTTCGACCCGTTGAACAAGCTCGACCGTCAGATGAACGCCCACCTGTTCTTGTTCGGCCCTACCGGCGCGGGTAAGTCGGCCACAGCCAACTACCTGATCATGCAAGCCATCGCGCTATACCGTCCAAGGTTCTTCATCATAGAGGCCGGCAACAGCTTCGGTCTGCTGGGCGATTTCGCCAAGCGGCTCGGCCTGACCGTCAACCGGGTACGGCTCGCCCCAGGCAGCGGTGTGAGCCTCGCCCCGTTTGTAGACGCGGTGCAACTCGTCAAAAACAAGGACCAGGTCAAGGTCCTGAATGCCTCGGACGTGGATGCCTCGGACCAACACCTGGCCGACGCCCTGGCGGGGATGGAAGACGAGCAGAGGGATATCTTGGGCGAGCTTGAGATCACTGCCCGATTGATGATCACAGGCGGCGAGTCCAAGGAAGATGCTCGACTCACTCGGGCTGACCGCAGTGCCATCCGCCAGTGCATCCTCAACGCCGCCGAGCTGTGTGTCAGCGAGAACCGTCCAGTGCTCACTGAAGATATCAGCGCAGCGCTGCAGGCGATGGCCAGCGACGACAAGCTCCCTGAAATCCGGCGCAACAGATTCATGGAGATGTCCGAGGCCATGGGGATGTTCACCATGGGTACCGAGGCTGAAATGTTCAATCGTCCTGGTACCGCCTGGCCGGAAGCGGACATCACGATCGTCGACTTGGCCACCTACGCGCGTGAGGGCTATCAGGCCCAGATGGCTATCGCCTACATCTCACTACTGAACACCATCAACAACATCGCGGAGCGGGACCAGTTCAAAGGTCGGCCACTGATTGCCTTCACCGACGAAGGCCACATCCCCTTGAAGGTGCCACTGCTTTCCCCTTATTCGGTGAAGATCACCAAAATGTGGCGAAAACTGGGGGCCTGGTACTGGATGGCAACCCAGAACGTCGACGACATCCCCCCAGAAGCATCCGCACTGCTCAACATGATTGAGTGGTGGATCTGTTTGAACATGCCGCCCGACGAGGTGGAGAAAATCGCGCGTTTTCGTGAGCTCACGCCCGCGCAGAAGACGATGATGCTCTCGGCACGGAAGGAGAACGGCAAGTTCACTGAGGGCATCGTCCTGGCCAAGCGGATCGAGATGCTGTTCCGGGTGGTGCCACCCAGCTTGTGCCTTGCCCTGGCCATGACAGAGCCGGAAGAAAAACGACAACGTTACGAAATCATGCAGGCGCTCGGATGCGATGAATTACACGCCGCGCTGCAGGTGGCTGCAGATCTGGACCGCAAACGCGGTATTACCCCCTTCCCCATTTCCTTTCCCGAACCTAAGAAGGCCGTGGAGCGCGTGGCATGA